CCATGTCTCTATAGTTAAAGAACGCCTTTCTCGGGTTACTTGACACATACGGTTCAGCAACCTCGTAAAACTCCCTCATCATATTAAGACTAGCCTCTGTGGTGTTTGCGTCCAACCATGTAGTAAAGTACTGAATCTTGAACAAGTTTCCTTTCCGATGAGGAAACGCCGTGGCCGTGGACGGAATACGGTCCATCACACCACCGTAAGGGTTCCACTGCATCCACACAACGTTCTTGAATTTCAACATTGTCGCCCAAAGCTTCTCCATGCCTTCTTTAGGGATAGGTTTCTTGACGTAGTCTGACTTGCTCTTGAAGAAATCTCCGGGACTCGATGGTCTATCTAAGAGGATGCTTGTCGGTGTACCGGCGGGATAATCAGCCCAAAACAAGGTTGTGTTGAGCCAGCTCATTTCTTGACAGTCTTCACGTTTTAGCCCTAGTTCAGGCAAGCTCTGGTTCATTATAGCCATAAGCTCATCGGCTCTCCCCATGAACTGAGCATAGAACACAACCGCGATGGTTTTCTCCCCACGCCTCGTTCCATTTACGACCTGAGGCATTGCTCTGATGAAAAGAGTTTCTGGAAGTTTGGTTGAGACAAGCTGCCACTTGTAGAGAACATCAGTGCCTCCTTGTTCCAATGTTTTGTTAACCCTAAACACTGTCATGATCCTTGGAACCTCCACGAGGTTAATTTTCCAAGAGAGGATAACTCCGAAactcccaccaccaccaccacgaaTGGCCCAAAAGAGATCTTCTCCCATGCTAGCTCGGTTCAAGAGCTTGCCGTTGACATCGACTATTTGAGCATCAACAACATGATCCACCGTGATTCCGTATTTTCTCATGAGGTTACCGTACCCTCCACCGCTGATGTGTCCTCCTGCTCCTACGGTAGCGCAGACGCCAGCTGGGAACGCTAACGTTTTGCTTGCCTCGTTGATCTTTGTGTAGAGCTCTCCCAAGGTCGCACCAGCTTGAACCCAAGCTTTCTTGCTTGACACGTCAACGGTTATAGACCTAAGGTTGAACATATCGAGGATGACAAATGGCACTGAGGACATGTAAGAAAGCCCCTCGTAGTCGTGACCGCCGCTCCTGATACGGAGCTGGATACCATTGGACTTTGCGCAGACCACCGTGGCTTGAACATGAGATACATGTTTTGCCGTGACAATGGCCATCAGTGTTTTGTAGTTAGGGCTCGTGAACCTCTTGTTTTTCGTGTAGGACACGTAAGAAGACAAGAAGGTGGTGGTGTTCTCGGCGGTGAAGATGGCATCGTTGATGGGATTCTCCTGACTAGTGCGAGAGCGAAGGCATTTGATGAAGTCTCCAAAATGTGGTTTCGTTATTGCTGCTTCGGAAACCgaaacaagaagaacaagacaCAATATGGATAGTGCTTCtttcatatttcttttttgttttgtttttgttttgatgtaATATGACTTACGCTTCTACGTTGATCtcaatttatagaaaaaaatttcgTCAGGGTCAGggaaaacttttatcaaaagaaatccgttgaatttttcatttaaaattggATTTTTGTCATATAGGtttactttgattttttttttcaaatatggtgGTGCAATTTGAATAGCTTATGcgattttttctttgaaatatattttaatatacggAACTTGTAACGCAACTTACTATAGATTATGGTAATCAAGTATTGGAGGACTCTATCTCATGGTCAAGAAAACGGATTGAAATACAGGCTGCTATATATAATACAGGCTGCTATTACAGTTTCCTATTCCACATCAACATATATATCTCGATGCTACTTTAGGGTTTGGTTTAGAATAACTATATTATCGAATTCTGATATAATGGAAAAAGTTTTGAATACACTCAGATTTTATTCATGGAAACGTAAGGTGAGACTTCATTCATATTTTCAAGAAGCCCATCCTTTATCGAAAATAAGTTGTAATTAAATGTTGTtcatttttatgtaaaaaaaatattaataatctaGAATGCACTGAATTTTCCTCTCTTCTTGTCCAATCACTGTTTTTTCTCCGTCGTTGAATTCAATTTTATAGGTTACGTGTTGGCATGactgaaaaagaaaactaatgtTTTTTAAGATTGTTGTGAAATTTTGAAGCAGACCTTTTTTTCCTAAGACTTTTCTTAGAGCATAACGTTGATCATTTTTTTCCTCTAAcattaaatacatttatacatataaacatTCGCTTTCAAATGAAAGTAACCACATTAATGCACAACTCGAAGAGCCCATTGTGTTTTGTTCATACTGATTGTTTACGGGGGACCCTTGTTTAGGTAAGCAACCACACAGCGACCAAACCTTACGATTTGGCATGCATGTCGGCCGAAATATCTTGAATTGTCTGAACGATTACGCAGGATCGTAAACTGGAGACTGGAGAGTGCAGATCCGGTAACTAACAAAGTGATATTCCTAAATTGCCTAAAGTGTTACTCTGTAATGATCGGATACAATCATAtagtattcaaaaaaaattccactaGATTCTCCGAAGATGTCGACTTCTAGTTCTAGATTTCCTGACTCGTTATTGTTCTTTTAGCGTTAGTTAACTCTGTGTTAGATATCTTTGTGGTTTGTTTAGTGAAATATTAAGCCTATATTTCTGTAAAAGAGTGACTAGGCCCGAGCATTTTACCCGGatccaaaaatctgaaaaatcagCTTTAGTAGGATATGGATAAATTAATGTCATTTTACTCCATTCGGTCTTGTTGTATAGGATCCACGGGTCTTAGACCCAACCCGACCAAACCCAAGACTCGATAGGACATCCGAAATACCCGGATTAACTGGTTTTAGGTTCAAAAAATGATGGGTCTTGACTATATTATAACCTGTTTGAGTGTTGATTCAAGGTAACAGCATGACTTATTTATAGCTGTTTCTATTTACCAAATTTAACATTTCCCGATGTTGGATGTTTCGAATTAGTAATTCATTAAAAAGATCAAACTTAAACTGCTATCGAACCCAACGTAAAGTCCGAACTCTAATTGAAATACCACCAGACCACATTAAAGCAGTGTAACTATCCtacaaaataactaatatatatatatatatatatttatacgaaaattctaaaaatgttcaaaattaaatatccgTTTAATACCTGAATCGGTCTGGACTCGACTTGACTCGAACTGACAAATTGTAATTATTCTAAGACTTGAAACTTTCGGACCCGATAAGACTCTAACCAAACTCAATCGGAGACCCGAATGCCGGCTCAAAAAAATTTAAGGCcgtcaggaaaaaaaaatatatggccttttggcaaaaaaaatagttaaaaactaaaatttaatataattgtttgttattttattattttgcatgagaattttcaaaataaatttagattttaaaaatatataacgaaatttagctaaatatttaaatctatttttgtttattaaatttcttttaaaaattgtaaaagtaaagaaatttttttggaCCCTAAGACCATCATTAACGCAGGTTTTAATGACGCCTCTTAaggcaaataaaataaaaaaattaataaaaaaagaagaaaagcatAGACTCGCCTCTTCCGTAAGGCGTAGAAGGCCCGCCTCTTCGTTGCCACGCGTCAAGCATAGAGACGCTCTCTCtttggtctctctctctttctctcgaaATCTCTCTCGACGAAAGGGATTCGGTTCTCCTTCACGAATCCCATCCTCTTGATCTCTCCAGTATCCCATGGTTCCATCTTATCTTCTTCAAATCTTCTCATCTCTCTGTTTTCCTCGTAGATCCCTCTGTTATCCCTTTCTATCCTTCACGACACGGCTGAGGATCAGGGTTTGGGGCTTTTGCGTGTGAGTGATTGGAAGATGGCTTTGATTATGAGGTTGGGGCTGGAGGTGAAGGAAGGGTTGTTGTTGTGGTGGCTTTCGAGAGGGATGACGGAGAACTTGTTTCGGTGGAAGTGATGAGGACGACACTTGTTGCAGTAGTGTGTTGACTGataaagatttgtttt
The nucleotide sequence above comes from Brassica napus cultivar Da-Ae chromosome A9, Da-Ae, whole genome shotgun sequence. Encoded proteins:
- the LOC106347133 gene encoding berberine bridge enzyme-like 4; its protein translation is MKEALSILCLVLLVSVSEAAITKPHFGDFIKCLRSRTSQENPINDAIFTAENTTTFLSSYVSYTKNKRFTSPNYKTLMAIVTAKHVSHVQATVVCAKSNGIQLRIRSGGHDYEGLSYMSSVPFVILDMFNLRSITVDVSSKKAWVQAGATLGELYTKINEASKTLAFPAGVCATVGAGGHISGGGYGNLMRKYGITVDHVVDAQIVDVNGKLLNRASMGEDLFWAIRGGGGGSFGVILSWKINLVEVPRIMTVFRVNKTLEQGGTDVLYKWQLVSTKLPETLFIRAMPQVVNGTRRGEKTIAVVFYAQFMGRADELMAIMNQSLPELGLKREDCQEMSWLNTTLFWADYPAGTPTSILLDRPSSPGDFFKSKSDYVKKPIPKEGMEKLWATMLKFKNVVWMQWNPYGGVMDRIPSTATAFPHRKGNLFKIQYFTTWLDANTTEASLNMMREFYEVAEPYVSSNPRKAFFNYRDMDVGNNPSGQTNVDEAKIYGSKYFLGNLKRLMEVKAMYDPENFFKNEQSIPPARVN